A genomic region of Vibrio ziniensis contains the following coding sequences:
- a CDS encoding tannase/feruloyl esterase family alpha/beta hydrolase: MNGQFFISLMAFVALLSGCAHDEATNTNNKPLDVASSLNIVLPVKNCSELLSTDLTTIGGTGSKVTKADIIMDSSGSSCVIEGLLAPEIGFKVQLPLESWTQRYMQLGCGGLCGRVGLMVSAADSCLAVKNNSFVLASTDMGHQGGSGDFGEDPQKRIDFAYRSMHLTSVAAKSLIKEFYGQAPRYSYFNGCSDGGREALMEAQRFPDDFDGVIAGAPAMNFSVQNSFHHGWLALSNLDENGNAIVHADKLPLLHKAVLDSCDTLDGLKDGLIQDPRACNFDPSVLLCKQGQETSTCLTRAEIQAVTNIYKGPHDKQTGLALALGAPMRGSELSWPGVFVPMQGNEDIFSKRVAEEALSGVIYKENPENFKLTDLKFTEAEFEKVSALYGLYSAVNPDLATFRSQGGKLILWHGWSDPHISPINSIAYYEAVQNQMGKDETESFMRFYLFPGMYHCFGGDGPYQFDLVTQMMRWVEQGISPYEIIAKQSSQPETFNGAGAPEENVDKPAKALQNTPSLDRSRPVYPYPYVASYKGIGSINEADQFEAKLGSTGPERYIWAGEKFYQPNQQLKCQVDNNQLKCSAWNQM, from the coding sequence ATGAATGGTCAATTCTTTATATCGTTAATGGCCTTTGTCGCTTTGCTTTCCGGCTGCGCACACGATGAAGCAACTAACACAAACAACAAACCACTAGATGTTGCTTCTTCACTAAACATCGTTCTCCCTGTCAAAAATTGTAGTGAGCTTTTAAGTACAGACCTTACCACTATCGGCGGTACAGGGAGCAAAGTAACCAAAGCGGATATCATTATGGATTCAAGCGGTTCATCGTGCGTAATTGAAGGTCTATTAGCTCCAGAAATTGGTTTTAAAGTTCAACTGCCACTTGAGTCATGGACACAGCGATACATGCAACTAGGCTGTGGTGGTCTTTGCGGCCGTGTCGGTTTGATGGTGAGCGCGGCTGATAGCTGCCTTGCAGTGAAAAACAATAGCTTTGTTCTGGCATCTACCGATATGGGTCACCAAGGTGGAAGCGGCGATTTTGGTGAAGATCCTCAGAAACGAATTGATTTTGCCTATAGATCCATGCACTTAACGTCTGTTGCAGCAAAATCTCTGATTAAAGAATTTTACGGGCAGGCGCCTCGCTATTCTTACTTTAATGGTTGCTCTGATGGTGGACGCGAAGCACTTATGGAAGCGCAGAGATTCCCAGACGACTTCGATGGTGTTATTGCTGGCGCGCCTGCTATGAATTTCTCAGTACAAAATTCCTTTCATCATGGTTGGCTAGCTTTGTCGAACTTAGATGAAAATGGCAACGCTATAGTACACGCAGATAAGCTCCCACTGCTGCATAAAGCGGTACTAGATTCATGTGATACGTTGGATGGTTTAAAAGATGGCTTAATTCAAGACCCACGAGCTTGTAACTTTGACCCTAGTGTTCTTCTTTGTAAACAAGGACAAGAGACTTCGACATGCCTAACAAGAGCCGAAATACAAGCTGTTACTAATATCTATAAGGGTCCTCATGATAAACAGACTGGGCTCGCTTTAGCCCTCGGCGCTCCTATGCGCGGTTCAGAACTGTCATGGCCCGGAGTGTTCGTTCCTATGCAAGGAAATGAAGATATTTTTAGTAAACGTGTTGCAGAAGAAGCATTAAGCGGCGTTATTTACAAAGAAAACCCAGAGAATTTTAAACTTACCGATTTGAAATTTACTGAAGCGGAATTTGAAAAAGTGAGTGCTTTATATGGCCTGTACAGCGCGGTAAATCCTGATCTTGCTACCTTTAGGTCTCAAGGCGGTAAGCTGATTTTATGGCATGGTTGGTCAGACCCACACATCTCACCAATCAATAGTATCGCTTACTATGAAGCTGTACAGAATCAAATGGGTAAAGATGAAACTGAGAGCTTTATGCGATTCTATCTATTTCCAGGTATGTACCACTGTTTCGGTGGTGATGGCCCCTATCAATTTGATTTGGTAACACAAATGATGCGATGGGTTGAGCAAGGCATATCTCCTTATGAGATCATTGCAAAGCAAAGTAGCCAACCTGAAACCTTCAACGGCGCAGGAGCACCAGAAGAAAACGTAGATAAACCAGCTAAGGCTTTACAAAATACGCCTTCATTAGATCGTTCAAGACCGGTTTACCCATATCCATATGTGGCAAGTTATAAAGGTATAGGTTCGATCAATGAAGCAGATCAATTTGAAGCTAAATTAGGCAGTACAGGTCCAGAGCGCTATATCTGGGCAGGGGAGAAATTCTATCAACCCAACCAACAGTTAAAATGCCAAGTTGATAATAACCAGTTGAAATGTTCAGCTTGGAATCAAATGTAG
- a CDS encoding sugar O-acetyltransferase — protein MDNKQRKEKGLVYRYDDPELQDNQFLYQEKLYDFNYSRPTDFARRETLLKEMFAEIGEGTHVEAPVNANWGCKNVHLGKGVYCNSNVTFVDDADIYIGDDCMIAPNVVISTSGHQILPILRKNNYVYNRSVHIGNNVWIGSSAQIMPGVTIGDNCVIGAGSVVTKDIPENSVAFGVPCKVIREIGEKDKEFFFRDERLDVWE, from the coding sequence ATGGACAATAAACAACGAAAGGAAAAAGGGCTGGTTTATAGATACGATGATCCAGAACTGCAAGACAATCAATTTCTTTACCAAGAAAAGCTCTATGACTTTAACTACTCTCGTCCGACCGACTTTGCAAGAAGAGAGACTCTTCTAAAAGAAATGTTTGCTGAAATTGGTGAAGGAACACATGTAGAAGCTCCGGTGAATGCTAACTGGGGCTGTAAAAATGTGCATTTAGGAAAAGGGGTTTATTGCAATTCAAACGTGACCTTTGTAGATGATGCGGATATCTATATTGGGGACGACTGCATGATCGCGCCAAACGTGGTTATATCGACATCTGGTCATCAAATTTTGCCAATCCTACGTAAGAACAATTATGTGTATAACCGATCTGTACATATAGGAAACAATGTGTGGATTGGTTCTAGTGCGCAAATAATGCCGGGCGTTACTATTGGCGATAACTGTGTAATTGGAGCTGGTAGCGTGGTTACCAAAGACATTCCAGAAAACAGTGTTGCTTTTGGCGTGCCATGTAAAGTGATTCGTGAAATTGGCGAAAAGGATAAAGAATTCTTTTTCCGAGATGAAAGGCTTGATGTCTGGGAATAG
- a CDS encoding VTT domain-containing protein: MPVILLMASAVDNVLMLVVTLTATCFSSYLVCIAVDYMGFKSRIENMSSKSVKKAQSWVQNYGIVAIAGWAFFPFVFTEIIVYLARIAGISKQQIILSVALGEGLMLCLLVYITDWFINLTA, from the coding sequence ATGCCGGTCATACTCTTGATGGCAAGTGCCGTAGATAATGTTTTAATGTTAGTCGTTACACTAACCGCAACTTGCTTTTCAAGTTACCTTGTATGTATCGCGGTCGACTATATGGGGTTTAAGTCTCGGATTGAAAACATGTCATCTAAATCTGTTAAGAAAGCGCAAAGCTGGGTGCAGAATTATGGCATTGTTGCGATTGCAGGGTGGGCTTTTTTCCCATTTGTGTTTACTGAAATCATCGTTTATTTAGCAAGGATTGCCGGAATATCCAAGCAGCAGATCATTCTATCCGTTGCTCTCGGAGAGGGATTAATGTTATGTCTTTTAGTTTACATTACCGATTGGTTTATTAATCTTACAGCATAA
- a CDS encoding recombinase family protein, whose translation MTTTYGYIRISPKINDIDSRIEAFSKCNDSIQLITETKIRGGVPLADRPAFSELDKKLKQGDQLIVWWIDELGKEFATCVNNVKSLIDRGITIKTIVQDLEFKLNDQITDALVKMMQGFSESEKHRRLFAAELGRRSLRGDKDNWKAKFRGRQRDEGKHQEIAQALFEGKTLQTVAEETGASMSTVKRVKAKIKDNDELGHLRGRGRVHGGRGRAGHESTDNGERRFGRHRGIGRGHPDNQETKND comes from the coding sequence ATGACTACAACTTATGGATACATTCGTATCTCTCCAAAAATTAATGATATAGACAGTCGAATAGAAGCGTTTTCCAAATGCAATGACAGTATTCAATTAATTACGGAAACAAAAATCCGTGGTGGCGTACCACTAGCAGACAGACCTGCATTTTCTGAATTGGATAAAAAGCTAAAACAAGGTGATCAGCTCATTGTGTGGTGGATTGATGAGTTGGGTAAAGAGTTTGCAACTTGCGTTAACAACGTAAAATCACTCATTGATCGTGGTATAACCATAAAAACCATCGTTCAAGATTTAGAATTCAAACTCAACGACCAAATCACAGATGCTCTCGTAAAAATGATGCAAGGGTTTTCAGAATCTGAAAAACATCGTCGACTTTTCGCAGCTGAGTTGGGTCGCCGCTCATTAAGAGGAGATAAAGACAATTGGAAAGCAAAATTCCGTGGACGCCAACGAGATGAAGGAAAACATCAGGAAATCGCTCAAGCTCTATTTGAAGGTAAAACACTTCAAACCGTAGCTGAAGAAACTGGCGCAAGTATGTCTACAGTAAAACGTGTTAAGGCGAAAATTAAAGATAACGATGAACTGGGTCATCTTAGAGGTAGAGGCCGTGTACATGGCGGACGAGGGAGAGCTGGGCACGAATCGACAGATAACGGAGAAAGGCGTTTCGGTC
- a CDS encoding DUF1090 family protein, translating to MMAGLLLSGTTIAAQSASSCSVLTGCERKICEKESELEKAKEYGDVSKILGLQNSLVHVKDSCAQNPNLTSAEYQADLKELREEYKEDLDDALDEYEDDLAEAKAEGKADKVARAKEKYEQKVQKVTDEYQRKLQLMQVVE from the coding sequence ATGATGGCAGGACTATTATTATCAGGGACAACGATTGCGGCACAATCAGCATCCAGTTGTTCAGTATTAACCGGATGTGAACGTAAAATATGTGAAAAAGAATCTGAGTTAGAAAAAGCAAAAGAATATGGAGATGTTTCTAAAATATTAGGTTTGCAAAATTCTTTAGTACATGTGAAAGACAGTTGTGCACAAAATCCAAATTTGACTTCTGCTGAATATCAAGCTGATTTAAAAGAGCTTAGAGAAGAATATAAAGAAGATTTGGATGACGCGTTAGATGAGTATGAAGATGACTTAGCGGAGGCCAAAGCAGAAGGGAAAGCGGACAAAGTTGCTCGAGCCAAAGAAAAATATGAGCAAAAAGTTCAGAAAGTAACGGACGAATATCAGCGAAAATTGCAGTTAATGCAGGTTGTTGAGTGA
- a CDS encoding alpha/beta hydrolase — translation MKTIKRISTSLASVALAVAAVPNVMADVKMPSDWNGPKVMGPPQSANACGEAPDITRITHKYLDVAYANISDAQKMDIFLPEEWKPQYPVIINVHGGAFFGCDKMDNQLVPALYGLGKGYAVANINYRLSPEAKWPAQINDVKAAIKFVRANAKKFSFDPNKIILMGGSAGGHLVALAGVSGDVKELEDPNLGYLDISTKVQAVVAWYSPINFKTTDKQWEQIGIKGQLHEPLDSFESFLLREELGKASEATLKTLNPENYITSDAPPFLLQHGYKDEVIPRLQSQEFAVKLAEAIGSDNVEYNLLMSSNHAEDKYFHTENNLERNYEFLKRHIK, via the coding sequence ATGAAGACTATAAAAAGAATAAGTACCTCCCTCGCATCGGTTGCCTTAGCTGTGGCCGCCGTTCCTAACGTTATGGCAGATGTCAAAATGCCTAGTGATTGGAACGGACCTAAAGTTATGGGACCACCACAAAGTGCTAATGCTTGTGGTGAAGCGCCTGATATCACCCGAATTACACATAAATACCTTGATGTCGCATACGCGAACATTTCCGATGCTCAGAAGATGGACATCTTTCTTCCGGAAGAATGGAAACCGCAATACCCTGTTATTATCAATGTTCATGGTGGTGCATTCTTTGGCTGTGACAAGATGGACAACCAATTAGTACCAGCTCTGTATGGCTTAGGAAAAGGCTATGCCGTGGCAAATATTAACTACCGACTAAGTCCAGAAGCTAAATGGCCTGCTCAGATCAACGATGTTAAAGCCGCGATTAAGTTTGTACGTGCAAATGCGAAAAAATTCAGTTTTGACCCTAACAAAATTATCCTAATGGGTGGTTCAGCCGGTGGTCATCTCGTTGCACTTGCTGGTGTTTCTGGCGATGTTAAAGAGTTAGAAGATCCAAATTTGGGCTACCTAGATATATCGACAAAAGTTCAAGCCGTAGTAGCTTGGTATTCTCCGATCAACTTCAAAACTACGGATAAGCAGTGGGAACAAATTGGCATTAAAGGTCAATTGCATGAACCTTTAGATTCATTTGAATCATTCTTGCTTCGTGAAGAGCTAGGTAAAGCTTCAGAGGCAACCTTAAAGACCTTAAATCCTGAAAACTACATTACCAGCGACGCACCACCTTTCTTACTTCAACACGGATATAAAGATGAGGTGATCCCTCGCCTGCAAAGTCAGGAGTTTGCCGTCAAACTTGCTGAAGCAATTGGCAGTGACAATGTTGAATACAACTTGTTGATGAGCTCAAACCATGCCGAAGACAAGTACTTTCATACTGAAAATAACTTAGAACGCAATTATGAGTTTTTAAAGCGACACATTAAATAA
- a CDS encoding DUF4405 domain-containing protein: MFKPTQKSWLSPFLMITYIATSITGVLMLFHIKFPGLYPVHEWVGLAFVIAGIIHIVLNWKMFASYFSKLNLRANATYGTVIALVLVVVIAFAIPSNGHGDHSKYHANAGSTSQSLAIPKQS; encoded by the coding sequence ATGTTTAAACCAACACAAAAATCATGGCTAAGTCCCTTTTTGATGATCACTTATATTGCAACATCAATCACAGGTGTATTGATGTTATTTCACATAAAATTCCCAGGTTTATATCCCGTACATGAGTGGGTTGGCCTTGCATTTGTAATTGCTGGCATCATCCATATCGTTTTAAATTGGAAAATGTTTGCTTCCTATTTTAGTAAACTCAATTTAAGAGCAAATGCTACCTATGGCACTGTTATCGCATTGGTTCTCGTGGTCGTTATTGCTTTTGCAATTCCTTCGAATGGACACGGTGATCACAGTAAATATCATGCGAATGCAGGCAGCACTTCACAATCGCTAGCCATTCCAAAACAATCTTAA
- a CDS encoding MerR family transcriptional regulator encodes MQRTYTIKEFEKVTGVSAHTLRYFDKVGLLSPARLDNGYRTYSLKQVSIAEFITLLQQAMFSNAEIKEILSNYNSQQTIESLKVNQKKLRDEIINLRRAHGFISEHIAYLEQLSSVREKLSVPFIEQAKSRTVGLVQPDLVRDIVDFFDTVDEIILEPTWPHFFTHGMLVDTRKVTEAGYPLETMYVENSKVAKVHSHTIPAGRYLCMYCDQSMEDNPHAIELIRHAQQTGFYYEPFLYIEKVSGPVIEKRKQDFLVKLMLKEK; translated from the coding sequence TTGCAACGAACCTACACCATTAAAGAGTTTGAAAAAGTCACAGGCGTCAGTGCGCATACATTGAGGTACTTTGATAAAGTGGGGTTACTCAGCCCTGCTCGACTAGATAATGGCTATCGCACCTACTCCTTAAAGCAAGTATCGATTGCAGAATTTATTACCCTGCTACAACAGGCCATGTTCAGTAATGCTGAGATAAAGGAAATATTAAGTAACTACAACTCTCAACAAACCATTGAAAGTCTTAAAGTTAACCAAAAGAAACTGCGTGATGAAATCATCAATTTACGTAGAGCGCATGGTTTTATAAGTGAACACATTGCTTATCTTGAACAACTCAGCTCCGTTCGTGAGAAACTTAGCGTACCATTTATTGAACAAGCAAAATCAAGAACTGTTGGCTTAGTACAACCTGATCTAGTAAGAGACATTGTCGATTTCTTTGACACTGTCGATGAAATTATTCTAGAACCCACATGGCCACACTTTTTCACTCACGGCATGCTCGTCGATACACGTAAAGTAACCGAAGCAGGCTATCCGCTAGAAACGATGTACGTCGAAAACAGCAAAGTCGCTAAAGTACACTCACATACCATACCTGCTGGACGTTATCTCTGTATGTATTGCGACCAGAGTATGGAAGACAATCCACACGCTATAGAGTTGATACGACACGCACAGCAAACTGGATTTTATTACGAGCCGTTTTTATACATCGAGAAAGTCAGCGGCCCTGTGATTGAAAAAAGAAAACAAGATTTCTTAGTCAAGCTTATGCTAAAAGAAAAATAG